A window from Danio aesculapii chromosome 6, fDanAes4.1, whole genome shotgun sequence encodes these proteins:
- the gpx1b gene encoding glutathione peroxidase 1b: MAGIKSFYDITAKTLTGEEFKFSSLQGKVVLIENVASLUGTTSRDYTQMNELHERFSEKGLVVLGVPCNQFGYQENCTNDEILLSLKYVRPGNGYEPKFQLLEKVDVNGKNAHPLFTFLKEKLPFPSDEPMPFMNDPKFIIWSPVCRNDIAWNFEKFLIGSDGVPFKRYSRRFLTSGIDGDIKKLLSIPK, from the exons ATGGCtggaattaaatcattttatgacATCACAGCCAAAACTCTTACGGGAGAGGAGTTCAAGTTCTCTTCTTTACAAGGCAAGGTGGTGCTGATCGAGAATGTGGCTTCGCTCTGAGGAACCACCAGCCGGGATTACACCCAGATGAACGAGCTGCACGAGCGCTTCTCGGAGAAGGGGCTCGTTGTTCTGGGTGTTCCCTGCAACCAGTTCGGCTATCAG GAAAACTGCACAAATGACGAGATCCTTTTGTCCTTGAAGTACGTCCGTCCTGGCAATGGCTATGAGCCCAAATTCCAGCTTTTGGAGAAAGTGGACGTGAATGGGAAAAACGCTCACCCGCTCTTCACCTTCCTCAAGGAGAAGCTTCCGTTCCCGAGCGATGAGCCTATGCCGTTCATGAACGACCCCAAATTTATCATCTGGAGTCCCGTATGCAGAAACGACATCGCCTGGAACTTCGAGAAGTTTCTGATCGGGTCTGACGGAGTCCCGTTCAAACGCTACAGCAGGAGATTCCTGACCAGCGGCATCGACGGAGACATCAAGAAGCTCCTCAGCATCCCAAAATAA